The following proteins come from a genomic window of Zygotorulaspora mrakii chromosome 8, complete sequence:
- the MLO50 gene encoding Mlo50p (similar to Saccharomyces cerevisiae YLR049C; ancestral locus Anc_8.59) produces the protein MSINYVPPSQKLFNSRHRISRRDLQQFSNLNTDWTTVLDVPIDFDSQLISYAVPVIGDVSQQPTKTHSSVSKRSTANCSKYSISSDYTDTSSVFEPDLKIRMLGNVSLESLVQENKEKISSRQESIDLFESTGQHDEAQRLKRATKKEDLKLRCENRQLLVREDFLAKKWEAIRKDDDYERLLFAMRASGIFWFGVPGDIRRPIYAKCLYDCDVTHIQNRELYENISKCLKGDDRLSRQIYSNLSRSLEWFNTNSPCKFSKVLETRLQQKFSGLYYHLKETVKKSIFSEFLKPLIVNGITNAIRDHHQDELGLEILDVLIFSMYTRELETVILDDFLSNMLMQTYHKFFSNDSEVFDKQLLNIKVEPVQVLEAIRQKHGKSIINSLRHVT, from the coding sequence ATGTCAATTAACTATGTTCCTCCAAGCCAAAAATTATTCAACTCCAGACATAGGATTAGCAGACGCGATCTGCAACAGTTCTCCAATTTAAATACGGATTGGACTACGGTGCTCGATGTTCCAATAGACTTTGATTCGCAGTTGATCTCTTACGCAGTACCTGTGATTGGTGATGTAAGTCAGCAGCCTACTAAAACGCATTCAAGTGTTAGTAAGAGATCGACCGCGAATTGTTCCAAATACAGCATTTCGAGTGATTATACAGATACGAGCAGTGTATTTGAAcctgatttgaaaataagaatGCTAGGAAATGTAAGCCTTGAATCACTGGTAcaagaaaataaagaaaaaatatcgaGTCGACAAGAATCTATAGATCTTTTCGAATCAACTGGACAACATGATGAAGCGCAAAGATTGAAGCGTGCAACTAAAAAGGAAGATCTAAAATTAAGATGTGAAAATAGGCAGTTACTGGTACGAGAAGATTTTCTCGCAAAAAAATGGGAAGCGATTCGTAAAGACGATGATTATGAGAGACTTTTGTTCGCAATGCGAGCGTCTGGAATATTTTGGTTTGGAGTACCGGGAGATATCAGACGTCCGATTTATGCAAAGTGTCTGTACGATTGTGATGTCACACATATCCAAAACAGGGAACTATATGAAAACATATCAAAGTGCCTGAAAGGGGACGATAGATTATCGAGACAAATATACTCCAACTTGAGTCGCAGTCTTGAATGGTTCAATACGAATTCGCCTTGCAAATTTAGTAAAGTTCTCGAGACTCGACTGCAGCAAAAATTCAGTGGATTGTATTACCATTTAAAAGAAACTGttaaaaaatcaatcttTTCCGAGTTTTTAAAACCACTAATAGTGAATGGAATAACTAATGCTATACGAGATCATCATCAAGATGAATTAGGTTTAGAAATACTTGACGTACTCATATTCTCAATGTACACCAGAGAACTGGAAACGGTCATCTTAGATGATTTCTTAAGCAATATGCTGATGCAAACGTACCATAAATTCTTCAGCAATGACTCAGAGGTATTTGATAAGCAATTATTGAACATTAAGGTTGAACCGGTGCAAGTGTTAGAAGCAATACGACAGAAACATGGTAAATCAATAATAAATTCACTCAGGCATGTCACGTGA